One Diospyros lotus cultivar Yz01 chromosome 1, ASM1463336v1, whole genome shotgun sequence genomic window carries:
- the LOC127786730 gene encoding putative F-box protein PP2-B12 isoform X8 produces MAKALPNPTFTIPMMMENGGGGGGGGGGDFCLKLPEGCIADILALTGPRGACRLALVASTFRSAAESDAVWERFLPADYKDILARAVLDFNSPPPASKKGLYLWLSDHPLLIDGGTKSFNLEKSSGRKCYMLAARDLTIVWGDSPEYWTWTSLPDSRFSEVAELLAVCWLEIRGKVSTRILSPNTTYAAFLVFKLAARVKGFQVPADVALGISGCEHTTQTTYLDPVAGQRHQHTEGDNQYPRVREDGWMEVELGEYFNEGGEERELEMSVMGRGGHWKRGLIIQGIDIRPKVDQ; encoded by the exons ATGGCCAAGGCGCTTCCCAACCCTACTTTCACGATTCCCATGATGATGGAGaatggcggcggcggcggcggcggcggaggaggaGATTTCTGCTTAAAACTGCCGGAGGGCTGCATAGCCGATATTTTGGCGCTGACGGGTCCGCGGGGCGCTTGCCGGCTGGCGCTGGTGGCGTCGACCTTCAGATCCGCCGCCGAGTCGGACGCCGTCTGGGAGAGGTTTCTTCCCGCCGATTACAAGGATATTCTCGCTCGCGCCGTCCTTGATTTTAACTCTCCGCCCCCGGCCTCCAAGAAAGGCCTCTATCTTTGGCTTTCCGATCATCCGCTTCTGATCGACGGCGGCACTAAG AGCTTCAATTTGGAGAAGTCAAGTGGAAGGAAATGTTACATGTTAGCTGCAAGGGACCTGACAATTGTCTGGGGCGATTCACCCGAATACTGGACATGGACATCTCTACCTGACAGCAG GTTCTCAGAAGTGGCTGAGCTTCTTGCGGTATGCTGGCTTGAAATTCGTGGTAAAGTAAGCACTAGGATACTATCCCCAAACACAACCTATGCCGCATTCCTGGTCTTCAAGTTAGCCGCAAGAGTCAAGGGATTTCAAGTGCCTGCAGATGTGGCCTTGGGAATTAGTGGGTGTGAGCACACAACTCAAACTACTTATTTAGATCCTGTGGCAGGGCAGAGGCACCAACACACAGAAGGAGACAATCAATATCCCAGGGTGAGAGAAGATGGGTGGATGGAGGTTGAGTTGGGTGAATACTTCAACGAGGGAGGCGAAGAAAGAGAGCTGGAAATGAGTGTGATGGGGAGGGGCGGTCACTGGAAGAGAGGCCTCATCATTCAAGGGATTGATATCAGACCAAAGGtggatcagtaa